One Psychrosphaera aestuarii DNA window includes the following coding sequences:
- a CDS encoding GAF domain-containing hybrid sensor histidine kinase/response regulator: MKSAPLHWKESERVKKLLEYEVLDTEAEKSFDDLTELASEICGTPISLISLVDPDRQWFKSKVGLGANETNRDIAFCSHAILQDEVFEVEDTSKDERFFDNPLVTENPDIRFYAGMPLKSPEGLPIGTLCVIDRIPKKLDAHQKKALEILGREVINQLELRVKTKRLEQANQFKTEFLSNMSHEIRTPLNAIIGFSELLLSDADTLLKDKQARSYIENIDFSGKHLLSMVNAVLELSKIEAGKMTLEPQHFDVCDTVDNVLNMLNVKAQEQGINISHSYSSDSNFEVYLDPGKLSQIIINLVNNSIKFSNSGTTITLNLEIQSNQAIINIIDEGVGISEQDLPNIFDKYHQVGNKKAHGTGLGLSITLGLLELMNGEISVSSEVGKGTHIRLEIPLPVVKKQVQKKPTQSEKHLPPGKSILVVEDNNINQVLVKAMLENLGCIVSLADNGLQGVQLCKDNTFDLVLMDINLPDINGFEATEQIKTNKPNQTVVALTADVFVDDKDSLFALKLTKPITFSGLSEAITQVLS, translated from the coding sequence ATGAAGTCTGCGCCGTTACATTGGAAAGAATCGGAGAGGGTAAAAAAACTTCTTGAGTATGAAGTGTTAGACACTGAAGCAGAAAAGTCATTCGACGATTTGACTGAGTTGGCCTCTGAGATTTGTGGTACTCCTATATCTCTCATAAGTTTAGTGGATCCAGATCGACAGTGGTTTAAAAGTAAAGTTGGTCTAGGTGCGAATGAAACGAACCGAGATATTGCTTTTTGTAGCCATGCAATCTTACAAGACGAAGTTTTTGAGGTAGAAGACACCAGTAAGGATGAACGCTTTTTTGATAATCCGCTCGTTACTGAAAACCCAGATATACGCTTTTACGCTGGTATGCCATTAAAATCCCCTGAAGGTCTGCCCATTGGTACACTTTGCGTAATAGATCGAATCCCTAAAAAACTCGATGCTCATCAGAAAAAGGCGTTAGAGATACTAGGGCGTGAAGTTATTAATCAATTAGAGCTTAGAGTTAAAACCAAAAGATTAGAACAGGCAAATCAGTTTAAGACTGAGTTCTTATCCAATATGTCTCACGAAATTCGTACACCACTTAACGCTATTATTGGATTTAGCGAGTTACTACTAAGTGACGCCGATACATTACTTAAAGATAAACAAGCTAGAAGCTATATTGAAAACATAGATTTTAGTGGCAAGCACTTATTATCGATGGTTAATGCGGTTTTAGAGCTGAGTAAAATTGAAGCCGGTAAGATGACATTAGAGCCTCAACATTTTGACGTATGTGACACTGTTGATAATGTTTTAAACATGCTAAACGTTAAGGCTCAAGAGCAAGGCATTAACATAAGTCACTCATATTCTTCTGATAGTAACTTTGAGGTTTATTTAGACCCAGGTAAGTTGTCGCAAATTATTATTAATTTAGTTAACAACTCTATTAAGTTTTCCAATTCGGGCACTACTATAACCTTAAACTTAGAAATTCAATCTAACCAGGCCATTATTAATATTATTGATGAAGGCGTAGGAATAAGCGAACAAGATTTACCTAATATATTTGATAAATATCATCAAGTTGGTAATAAAAAAGCACATGGCACAGGGTTAGGCTTAAGTATAACGCTTGGATTACTTGAGTTGATGAATGGCGAAATATCCGTAAGTAGTGAAGTAGGAAAAGGCACACATATAAGACTAGAAATTCCACTTCCTGTTGTTAAAAAGCAAGTACAAAAAAAGCCGACTCAATCAGAAAAACACCTTCCACCTGGAAAAAGCATTTTAGTAGTCGAGGATAACAATATTAATCAGGTGTTAGTAAAAGCTATGCTGGAAAACCTAGGCTGTATAGTGTCACTTGCAGACAATGGTTTACAGGGCGTACAACTATGCAAAGACAACACGTTCGATTTAGTATTGATGGATATTAACTTACCCGACATTAATGGTTTTGAAGCAACTGAACAAATAAAAACAAATAAGCCAAATCAGACGGTTGTCGCATTAACCGCTGATGTGTTTGTCGATGATAAAGACTCGTTGTTTGCCTTGAAATTAACCAAGCCAATTACCTTTAGCGGGTTATCAGAGGCTATAACCCAAGTGCTTTCATAG
- the epmA gene encoding elongation factor P--(R)-beta-lysine ligase — protein sequence MWQPSSSIETLKQRAKFINKIRQFFMSRDVLEVDTPLLSHGTVTDVHLDAFSSEFFHDNSGQNKQLFLQTSPEFAMKRLLSAGSGSIYQICKAFRNESPGRLHNPEFTMLEWYRVDYDEHELMDEVDALLKTLLGTQAAIRISYQTAFQNAFNIELHTTEISQLKALVLAHSPHDDWVHNETNKDTLLQWLFSVVIEPTLGAPNSLYNSTEQWCPCFVYDFPASQAALARINKNNSTLAHRFELYFKGIELANGYYELQSEQEQLMRFTKDNEQRALLNKPVMPIDKNLIDALKSGFPNCAGVALGVDRLFLLSQQKDSINEVISFAYSRC from the coding sequence ATGTGGCAACCTAGTAGCTCAATTGAAACGCTCAAGCAGCGAGCTAAGTTTATTAACAAAATTCGCCAATTTTTTATGTCTCGTGATGTATTAGAAGTCGATACACCACTTCTTAGTCATGGCACTGTTACGGATGTGCACCTTGATGCATTTAGTAGTGAATTTTTTCATGACAACTCGGGACAAAATAAGCAGTTGTTTTTACAAACTTCACCTGAATTTGCTATGAAACGTTTATTAAGCGCAGGTAGTGGTTCCATTTATCAAATATGCAAAGCGTTTCGAAATGAGAGTCCGGGTCGCTTGCATAATCCCGAATTTACTATGTTGGAATGGTACAGAGTAGATTATGATGAACATGAGTTAATGGATGAAGTTGATGCCTTGCTGAAAACGCTTTTGGGTACGCAGGCTGCGATACGTATTAGTTATCAAACAGCATTTCAAAACGCATTCAATATTGAGCTACATACTACTGAGATTAGCCAATTAAAAGCGCTAGTGCTTGCCCACAGTCCACATGATGACTGGGTTCACAATGAAACTAATAAAGATACTCTTTTGCAATGGTTGTTTAGTGTTGTAATCGAGCCTACTTTAGGCGCGCCTAATTCCTTGTATAATTCGACAGAACAATGGTGTCCTTGTTTTGTTTATGACTTTCCAGCATCGCAAGCCGCACTTGCCAGAATTAATAAAAACAACTCAACGCTTGCGCACCGTTTTGAACTCTATTTTAAAGGGATAGAGCTAGCGAATGGTTATTACGAACTGCAAAGTGAGCAAGAACAGCTAATGCGATTTACTAAAGACAACGAACAGCGAGCTTTATTAAATAAACCGGTTATGCCAATCGATAAGAATTTGATTGATGCTTTAAAAAGTGGTTTTCCAAATTGTGCAGGCGTAGCATTGGGCGTAGATAGACTCTTTTTACTTTCACAACAAAAAGACTCCATTAACGAAGTGATAAGTTTCGCTTACTCTCGTTGTTAG
- a CDS encoding glycerophosphodiester phosphodiesterase: MMVFAHRGESALHPENSRVAIRHCNDDMMHGVEIDVFETENDFVVFHDRWLTRLLNIDKHVTQLSDYDLQTIQGNDGEPLPTLSWLIEYCSQFEFVLNIEIKYLKSIKRFEQELSRLCREFNFDRSRLIISSFNHHYLKDISKHLPDLKLGLLLAVNPINIESLLKDFALYSVHLDMDCLNLKLVHAIQAQGLKVFVFTVDHAEEIKWLYDNGIDGLFANHPRQAFNIIEQLSMTSTD; this comes from the coding sequence ATGATGGTTTTTGCTCATCGCGGTGAATCGGCACTGCATCCGGAAAATAGTCGCGTCGCTATTCGTCATTGTAACGATGATATGATGCATGGTGTGGAAATTGACGTCTTTGAAACCGAAAATGACTTTGTGGTATTCCATGACAGGTGGCTTACTCGATTATTAAACATCGACAAGCATGTAACTCAACTTTCAGATTACGATTTACAGACAATCCAAGGAAATGATGGTGAGCCGTTGCCAACATTGTCATGGCTTATTGAGTATTGCTCTCAATTTGAATTTGTTTTAAATATTGAAATTAAATACCTCAAGTCTATTAAGCGCTTTGAACAAGAGTTAAGCCGACTTTGTCGTGAATTTAACTTCGATCGATCCCGTCTCATTATTTCTTCTTTTAATCACCATTATCTAAAAGATATCTCTAAACACCTGCCAGATTTGAAACTTGGTCTATTATTAGCGGTAAACCCAATAAATATTGAGTCTTTGTTAAAGGACTTTGCTTTGTATAGTGTTCATTTGGATATGGACTGCCTAAATTTAAAGCTTGTACATGCAATACAAGCACAAGGTCTAAAGGTATTTGTTTTTACTGTTGACCATGCAGAAGAAATTAAATGGCTATACGACAATGGGATTGATGGACTGTTTGCGAATCACCCAAGACAAGCTTTTAATATTATTGAGCAATTATCGATGACCTCTACTGATTAG